In candidate division KSB1 bacterium, one genomic interval encodes:
- a CDS encoding haloacid dehalogenase-like hydrolase: MRTILFDIDGTLLFSGGAGRRAMTLAFRDVYGLEDGFAGISMSGKTDAQILREALLRAGLPLEERSAALFRQRYFEHLRSTMNDQAPGKRLVPGVNQLLEALRVRGGVLLGLLTGNWRESAYIKLRRFGIDHFFPFGAFADDSEDRNALLPVAIRRAESLARRQLEAADVWIVGDTPRDVECGSVHGVKVLGVASGEYGPEVLAAAGATAVVRDFRDVQAVLGILLA, encoded by the coding sequence GTGCGGACGATTCTGTTCGACATTGACGGGACCCTCCTGTTCTCTGGAGGTGCAGGAAGAAGGGCGATGACCCTGGCCTTCCGCGATGTGTACGGCCTGGAAGACGGGTTCGCCGGGATCTCGATGTCGGGTAAGACCGACGCTCAGATCCTCCGGGAAGCCCTGCTCAGAGCGGGATTGCCCCTCGAGGAGCGCTCCGCTGCCCTTTTCCGCCAGCGATACTTCGAGCACCTCCGGTCCACAATGAACGACCAGGCCCCGGGGAAACGGCTTGTTCCGGGCGTGAACCAGCTCCTTGAGGCTCTCAGGGTGCGCGGGGGCGTCTTGCTGGGACTTTTGACCGGGAACTGGAGGGAAAGCGCCTACATTAAGCTGAGGCGATTCGGGATCGACCATTTCTTCCCCTTCGGCGCCTTCGCAGACGATTCTGAAGATCGCAATGCGCTCCTGCCTGTTGCCATCAGGCGTGCGGAAAGTCTCGCCAGGCGTCAGTTGGAGGCAGCGGACGTCTGGATCGTCGGAGACACACCGAGAGACGTCGAATGCGGAAGTGTTCACGGTGTGAAGGTGTTGGGCGTGGCATCGGGCGAGTACGGGCCCGAGGTGCTTGCCGCGGCTGGCGCTACTGCAGTGGTAAGAGATTTTAGGGACGTGCAGGCTGTCCTGGGGATTCTGCTGGCCTGA
- a CDS encoding DUF2809 domain-containing protein: protein MNAKRVLIALLVVVPLGFAFKFYKGPLNGWFNDYGAGVLYEVFWILLASLLFPAPYHRVRIAAAVFVITCGLEFLQLWNAPFLNGIRRSFLGAAVLGSTFSWLDFPHYAIGCLLGYYLLRGVIATGSSSGSVRSGFLATRPPG from the coding sequence ATGAACGCGAAACGTGTACTGATTGCCCTTCTCGTGGTGGTTCCCCTTGGATTCGCTTTCAAGTTTTACAAAGGTCCTCTGAACGGCTGGTTCAACGACTACGGTGCGGGGGTCTTGTACGAGGTCTTCTGGATTCTTCTGGCCTCACTTCTGTTTCCTGCTCCCTACCACCGAGTGCGCATTGCAGCCGCTGTCTTTGTGATCACGTGCGGCCTGGAATTCCTGCAATTGTGGAATGCACCGTTCCTGAACGGAATCCGGCGTAGCTTCTTGGGCGCTGCCGTGCTGGGAAGCACCTTTTCGTGGTTGGATTTCCCCCACTATGCCATCGGCTGTCTCCTCGGCTATTACCTGTTGCGCGGGGTAATCGCCACAGGGAGCAGTTCGGGATCCGTCCGCTCCGGGTTCCTGGCGACCCGGCCGCCAGGCTAA